A stretch of Coturnix japonica isolate 7356 chromosome 11, Coturnix japonica 2.1, whole genome shotgun sequence DNA encodes these proteins:
- the LRP3 gene encoding low-density lipoprotein receptor-related protein 3 isoform X2, producing the protein MITISFKNFDLEESQKCAVDWLMIGPSSKREEYKVCGSSIPPSFISARDHVWIFFHSDASSSGQSQGFRLSYIRGKMGQAACQSDEFHCANGKCIPSTWKCNSMDECGDNSDERNCTVPPTEPPSSICPSGTFQCSVARSTKCLMNELRCNSVKDCSDGSDEDNCPDLSCGKKLGNFYGSFASPDLFRADHSKSDLRCTWYVDTQDNRHVLLQLDLQLGYNDYVKVYDGIEERGDKLLQTFSFHNNRHPVSVESSKGQLTVSYHARSKSTGHGFNATYQVKGYCLPWEHPCGSDEECFTDKQHCDGWWHCPNGKDEENCPACQKNEYPCEGNSGLCYSILDRCNNQKNCPDGSDEKNCFTCQPGNFHCGTNLCIFETWRCDGQEDCQDGSDEHNCLVIVPRKVITAALIGSLVCGLLLVIALGCAFKLYSLRTREYRAFETQMTRLEAEFVRREAPPSYGQLIAQGLIPPVEDFPVYNASQASVLQNIRTAMRRQMRRHSSRRSSSRRRLGRLWNRLFHRPRVRGQIPLLTPAHTSQTTLGDGVINNADETTRSPLPSLEGPSLEADAPASDLQEAGCSTLQPETEITEPLPSNVLENTCTATQAEPESVHTDKSAGAETSGSELQQPSKVDSGKSFRDPLSESVAETIHGGSASRRTVPEGSNLSRSHPPSEEPCRLPLKKWESAYSDSPLNVHIQVDGQNQSCPNSHREEPLGIHAACCHSVEVPMLESSAPLSEISTSDDESLLVC; encoded by the exons TTTTAAGAACTTTGATTTGGAAGAATCTCAGAAATGTGCAGTAGATTGGCTGATGATTGGCCCGTCTTCCAAGAGAGAGGAGTATAAAGTGTGTGGATCTTCCATACCTCCGTCTTTCATCTCTGCAAGGGATCACGTTTGGAtattttttcactcagatgCATCAAGCTCAGGACAGTCTCAGGGATTTCGCCTTTCTTATATTAGAG GAAAGATGGGTCAGGCTGCATGCCAGTCAGATGAATTCCACTGTGCAAATGGAAAGTGTATTCCCAGTACTTGGAAATGTAATTCCATGGATGAGTGTGGGGATAACTCAGATGAGAGAAACTGCACTGTCCCTCCAACAGAGCCTCCATCCAGCATCTGTCCCTCAGGAACATTCCAGTGCAGCGTAGCCCGCTCCACCAAGTGCTTAATGAACGAGCTGAGATGTAATTCAGTTAAAGACTGCAGTGATGGTTCAGACGAAGATAATTGTCCTGATCTTTCCTGTGGCAAAAAGCTGGGTAATTTTTATGGATCTTTTGCTTCCCCAGACTTATTCCGTGCTGATCACAGCAAATCAGACCTTCGTTGCACGTGGTACGTGGATACACAAGATAATCGACATGTTCTGTTGCAGCTTGATTTGCAGTTAGGCTACAATGACTACGTAAAGGTGTATGATGGCATTGAAGAGAGAGGCGATAAATTACTGCAAACGTTTTCGTTTCACAACAATAGGCATCCGGTGAGCGTGGAGTCATCAAAGGGCCAGCTCACGGTCTCATATCATGCTCGCTCAAAGAGCACCGGCCATGGGTTCAATGCAACCTACCAGGTGAAAGGCTATTGTCTTCCTTGGGAACACCCCTGTGGAAGTGACGAGGAGTGTTTCACGGATAAGCAACATTGTGATGGCTGGTGGCACTGTCCAAACGGCAAGGATGAGGAGAACTGTCCGGCTTGCCAGAAGAATGAATATCCATGTGAAGGAAATAGTGGGCTTTGCTACTCAATACTTGACCGCTGCAATAACCAAAAGAACTGCCCAGATGGCTCAGATGAAAAAAACTGCTTCACTTGCCAGCCAGGGAACTTCCATTGTGGCACGAATCTGTGTATCTTTGAGACTTGGCGCTGTGATGGCCAGGAAGACTGCCAGGATGGAAGCGATGAGCATAACTGCCTGGTGATCGTACCCAGGAAGGTCATCACAGCTGCTCTGATTGGGAGTCTCGTGTGTGGCCTGTTGCTGGTGATTGCTCTGGGTTGTGCGTTTAAATTATATTCTCTGAGGACTAGAGAATACAG AGCATTTGAGACCCAGATGACACGACTTGAGGCAGAATTTGTGCGGCGGGAAGCTCCACCTTCCTATGGGCAGCTGATTGCACAAGGACTGATCCCCCCAGTCGAAGACTTCCCTGTGTACAATGCATCACAA gcatctgtgctgcagaacatcCGGACAGCCATGAGGAGGCAGATGAGACGTCACTCGTCACGACGAAGCTCGTCTCGGCGGCGCCTTGGCCGTCTCTGGAACAGACTCTTCCACAGACCTCGGGTGAGAGGACAGATCCCTCTCCTGACACCTGCCCACACTTCGCAGACAACGCTGGGTGATGGAGTCATCAACAATGCTGATGAGACTACTAGGAGTCCTCTGCCTTCACTTGAAGGACCTAGTTTAGAGGCAGACGCCCCTGCCAGTGACCTGCAAGAAGCTGGATGTAGCACCTTGCAGCCAGAGACTGAAATCACAGAGCCGTTGCCTTCGAATGTCTTAGAGAACACTTGCACTGCTACTCAAGCAGAGCCTGAGTCTGTACACACTGATAAATCTGCAGGTGCTGAGACATCAGGCAGTGAGCTCCAGCAGCCCAGTAAAGTGGATTCAGGAAAGTCTTTCAGAGATCCTTTGTCTGAAAGTGTCGCAGAAACGATCCATGGAGGGTCAGCATCCAGGAGGACTGTCCCAGAGGGCAGTAATTTAAGTAGAAGTCATCCACCGAGTGAAGAGCCATGTAGGTTACCCTTAAAAAAGTGGGAATCTGCTTATTCAGATAGCCCCTTGAATGTTCATATCCAAGTGGATGGACAAAACCAGAGTTGCCCTAACTCTCATCGGGAGGAGCCTTTGGGTATTCATGCGGCTTGTTGCCATTCTGTGGAAGTGCCAATGTTAGAGTCCTCTGCTCCCCTCTCTGAAATCAGTACAAGCGATGATGAATCTTTACTTGTTTGCTAG